Proteins encoded together in one Ipomoea triloba cultivar NCNSP0323 chromosome 4, ASM357664v1 window:
- the LOC116017899 gene encoding histone-lysine N-methyltransferase, H3 lysine-9 specific SUVH5-like isoform X2, with protein MPLDYKAFGAKLLLVNHWFGNCFHFVHRVMTIWSNERSPTSGRQRKRLFGYNNDQFHGSPSNLKKQKIDVTTKYPEYFDGLHASAETVVLALPAARRLAPSHVDKSSGSQHISSKELDASKPRTGSMEVDLPAILKGTNLYNVASGEDCSKGYGETCKLVQVRRNYDSDIVEVEGHGICNLIPHESNSFQSNHESSLSNDRIHEQLGKQIVDGERQRLCSRYKKTKKLIDKNKHVDSVDSEQNLVISPTLCNDSASEYLNIAPTNECSLVDSRKQVLDALEHFKQVYNKLLEEAKRGLIKNAKGGVPMKAASFLRKQQKWLQDKPTFGVIPGVKIGDTYQFRVELAIVGLHLQYFAGIDYTDLNGKFHATSVVDSGHYENEVKSLDTLIYVGSGANKKLDDQKLEKGNLALKNSMDAKLPIRVIRLQKTVGMSSQGYTYAGLYIVSNYKQERDQRGKSVFKFELHRLSGQPNLTLPMAWDWQPIELSEREGGVNNRVVVDDVSQGKEKFPIPAVNDIDDEKPPPFTYITKMVYPCWFHCPSPTGCNCKNGCSDSKPCSCTHRNGCEIPFNNRGSILKAKPVIYECGPSCKCPPSCYNRVSQNGPKYQLEVFKTKSRGWGVRSRDYISSGSFICEYLGELLDEKEAEKRTDCDEYLFDIGNYDEGEDSDIADICRKDSDGFTVDAAQLGNVGRFFNHSCSPNLYVQNVLFDHDDKRAPHLMLFAQEGIPPLQELTYDYNYKMDQVRDANGNLKKKNCYCGFPECTGRMY; from the exons ATGCCGCTCGACTACAAGGCTTTTGGCGCCAAACTTTTGTTGGTTAACCACTGGTTTGGAAATT GTTTTCACTTTGTTCATCGAGTGATGACGATTTGGTCGAATGAGAGAAGTCCCACTTCTGGGAGGCAGCGGAAGAGATTGTTTGGTTATAATAATGATCAGTTTCATGGATCCCCATCTAATctcaaaaaacaaaagattGATGTTACCACTAAATATCCTGAATATTTTGATGGCTTGCATGCAAGTGCTGAGACTGTTGTGCTAGCCCTGCCTGCTGCAAGACGTCTTGCACCCAGTCATGTTGATAAAAGTTCTGGTAGCCAACATATATCAAGCAAAGAGCTTGATGCTTCTAAGCCAAGAACGGGCAGCATGGAAGTAGATTTGCCAGCCATTCTGAAGGGGacaaatttatataatgtgGCATCAGGTGAAGATTGTTCCAAAG GTTATGGTGAAACATGCAAACTGGTCCAAGTGAGAAGAAATTATGATAGCGATATAGTGGAAGTGGAAGGTCATGGAATTTGTAATTTGATTCCACATGAATCGAATTCATTTCAATCAAATCATGAATCCTCGTTAAGTAACGATAGGATTCATGAGCAGCTGGGCAAGCAAATTGTTGATGGTGAGCGCCAAAGACTTTGTTCTCGGTACAAAAAAACGAAGAAACTTATAGACAAGAACAAGCACGTAGACTCTGTGGATTCAGAACAGAATCTAGTGATCAGCCCCACTTTATGTAATGATTCTGCCTCAGAGTATTTGAACATTGCTCCCACAAATGAGTGTTCCCTAGTTGACTCTCGCAAGCAAGTCTTGGATGCTTTAGAACATTTCAAACAAGTATACAACAAGCTTTTGGAAGAAGCCAAACGTGGTTTGATTAAAAATGCAAAAGGAGGTGTGCCAATGAAAGCTGCATCTTTCCTAAGGAAACAACAAAAATGGTTGCAAGACAAACCAACCTTTGGCGTTATTCCTGGGGTTAAGATTGGTGACACCTATCAATTTAGGGTGGAACTTGCAATTGTGGGACTCCATCTCCAATATTTTGCCGGCATAGATTATACAGATTTGAATGGAAAATTCCATGCAACAAGTGTTGTGGATTCTGGTCATTATGAAAATGAGGTTAAATCTCTTGACACACTCATCTATGTTGGTTCTGGTGCAAATAAGAAACTAGATGATCAAAAGCTCGAGAAGGGTAATCTTGCCTTGAAGAACTCCATGGATGCAAAGCTTCCTATAAGAGTTATCCGTCTCCAAAAAACTGTAGGTATGAGTAGCCAGGGATACACTTATGCGGGGCTGTACATTGTGAGCAACTATAAGCAAGAAAGAGACCAAAGGGGCAAATCGGTGTTCAAGTTTGAATTGCATAGACTCTCTGGGCAGCCAAATCTTACTCTCCCAATGGCGTGGGACTGGCAGCCAATAGAATTGTCTGAAAGAGAAGGCGGTGTTAACAATCGAGTTGTGGTAGATGATGTATCACAAGGGAAAGAAAAGTTTCCCATTCCTGCAGTGAATGATATTGATGATGAAAAACCACCACCTTTTACTTACATAACCAAAATGGTATATCCTTGTTGGTTTCATTGTCCTTCGCCAACGGGTTGCAACTGCAAAAATGGATGTTCGGATTCAAAGCCATGTTCGTGTACACATAGGAATGGATGTGAGATTCCATTCAACAATAGAGGCTCTATACTTAAAGCAAAGCCAGTTATCTACGAGTGTGGGCCATCTTGCAAATGTCCCCCTTCTTGCTATAATAGAGTTAGCCAAAATGGTCCAAAATATCAATTGGAAGTTTTCAAAACCAAGTCTAGAGGATGGGGTGTCCGATCACGAGATTATATCTCTTCGGGAAGTTTTATATGTGAATATCTTGGAGAGCTGCTTGATGAGAAAGAAGCTGAAAAAAGAACCGACTGTGATGAATATCTCTTTGATATTGGTAACTACGATGAAGGAGAGGATAGTGATATTGCTGATATTTGTAGGAAGGATAGCGATGGGTTCACGGTTGACGCAGCCCAATTGGGAAACGTGGGGAGATTCTTCAACCATAGTTGTTCCCCCAACCTTTATGTGCAAAATGTTTTGTTTGATCATGATGACAAGAGAGCCCCTCATCTAATGTTGTTTGCTCAAGAGGGTATACCACCTTTGCAAGAGCTAACTTACGACTATAATTATAAGATGGATCAAGTTCGTGATGCAAATG
- the LOC116014779 gene encoding histone-lysine N-methyltransferase, H3 lysine-9 specific SUVH5-like, which produces MKIWWSERSSGMPRKRLFGYNNDQFHGSPSNLKKQKIDVTSNYPECFGSWHTSAGTIVLALPSTHLSHIKEIEASKPRTDSKGVDLQATLKGTNSYNVAASEDSGDSEQNQVNSPTLSNGSASGYVNIVPTNEGSLVDHRKQVLDVLEQFKQVYNELLEGIKGDSVGSAKGGAPMKAASLLRKQRKWLQDKPTFGDIPGVKIGDTYQFRVELAIVGLHLQYSAGIDYTDLDGKLHATSVVDAGQYKYKVISLDTLIYIGSGANPKVSSSNKKVDDQKLEKGNLALKNSMDAKLPIRVICLQKTLGMSGQGYTYAGLYTVSNYKQERDQKGNSVFKFELRRLPWQPNLTLPMVWDWEPVELTEREGSVNNRVVVDDVSQGKEKFPIPAVNDIDDDKPPPFTYITKMVYPCWFHCPLPKGCNCKNGCSDSKPCPCTRRNGGEIPFNNSGAVLKAKQVIYECGPSCKCPPSCNNRVSQNGPQYQFEVFKTKSRGWGVRSRDYISSGSFICEFLGELLDEKEAEKRIDCDEYLFDIGNYDKEEDTNIVDIRRKDSDGFTVDAAQLGNVGRFFNHSCSPNLYVQNVLFDHDDKRAPHLVLFAQEDIPPFQELTYDYNYKMDQVRDANGNLKKKNCYCGFPECTGRMY; this is translated from the coding sequence ATGAAGATTTGGTGGAGTGAGAGAAGTTCTGGGATGCCTAGGAAGAGATTGTTTGGTTATAATAATGATCAGTTTCATGGATCTCCATCTAACctcaaaaaacaaaagattGATGTTACCTCTAATTATCCTGAATGTTTTGGTTCCTGGCATACAAGTGCTGGAACTATTGTCCTAGCCCTGCCTTCAACACATCTTTCACACATCAAAGAGATTGAGGCTTCTAAGCCAAGAACAGACAGCAAGGGAGTAGATTTGCAAGCCACTTTGAAGGGGACAAATTCATATAATGTGGCAGCAAGTGAAGACTCTGGGGATTCAGAACAGAATCAAGTGAACAGCCCCACTTTAAGTAATGGTTCTGCCTCAGGGTATGTTAACATTGTTCCCACAAATGAGGGTTCCCTAGTTGACCATCGCAAGCAAGTCTTGGATGTTTTGGAACAATTCAAACAAGTGTACAATGAGCTTTTGGAAGGAATCAAAGGCGATTCAGTTGGAAGTGCAAAAGGAGGTGCGCCAATGAAAGCTGCATCTTTGCTAAGGAAACAACGAAAATGGTTACAAGACAAACCAACCTTTGGCGATATTCCCGGGGTTAAGATTGGTGACACCTATCAATTTAGGGTGGAACTTGCGATTGTGGGACTCCATCTCCAATATTCTGCCGGCATAGATTATACAGATTTGGATGGAAAACTCCATGCAACTAGTGTTGTGGATGCTGGTCAGTATAAATATAAGGTTATATCTCTTGACACACTCATCTATATTGGTTCAGGTGCAAATCCTAAAGTTTCAAGTTCAAATAAGAAAGTAGATGATCAAAAGCTTGAGAAGGGTAATCTTGCCTTGAAGAACTCCATGGATGCAAAGCTTCCTATAAGAGTTATCTGTCTTCAAAAAACTCTAGGTATGAGTGGCCAGGGATACACTTATGCAGGGTTGTACACTGTGAGCAACTATAAGCAAGAAAGAGACCAAAAGGGCAACTCGGTGTTCAAGTTTGAATTGCGTAGACTTCCTTGGCAGCCAAATCTTACTCTCCCAATGGTTTGGGACTGGGAGCCAGTAGAATTGACTGAAAGAGAAGGTAGTGTTAACAATCGAGTTGTGGTAGATGATGTGTCACAAGGGAAGGAGAAGTTTCCCATTCCTGCAGTGAATGATATTGATGATGATAAACCCCCACCTTTTACTTACATAACCAAAATGGTATATCCTTGTTGGTTTCATTGTCCTTTGCCAAAGGGTTGCAACTGCAAAAATGGATGTTCCGATTCAAAGCCATGTCCATGTACACGTAGGAATGGAGGTGAGATTCCATTCAACAATAGCGGTGCTGTACTTAAAGCAAAGCAAGTTATCTACGAGTGCGGTCCATCTTGCAAATGCCCCCCTTCCTGCAATAATAGAGTTAGCCAAAATGGTCCACAATATCAATTTGAAGTTTTCAAAACCAAGTCTAGAGGATGGGGTGTCCGGTCACGAGATTATATCTCTTCGGGAAGTTTTATATGTGAATTTCTTGGAGAGCTGCTTGATGAGAAGGAAGCTGAAAAAAGAATCGACTGTGATGAATATCTCTTCGATATTGGTAACTACGATAAAGAAGAGGATACTAATATCGTTGATATTCGTAGAAAGGATAGTGATGGATTCACGGTTGATGCAGCCCAATTGGGAAATGTGGGGAGATTCTTCAACCATAGTTGTTCACCCAACCTTTATGTGCAAAACGTTTTGTTTGATCACGATGACAAGAGAGCCCCTCATTTAGTGTTGTTTGCTCAAGAGGATATACCACCTTTCCAAGAGCTAACTTACGACTATAATTACAAGATGGATCAAGTTCGTGATGCAAATGGAAACCTCAAGAAGAAGAACTGCTACTGTGGGTTTCCCGAGTGCACCGGAAGAATGTACTAA
- the LOC116017899 gene encoding histone-lysine N-methyltransferase, H3 lysine-9 specific SUVH5-like isoform X3, with product MTIWSNERSPTSGRQRKRLFGYNNDQFHGSPSNLKKQKIDVTTKYPEYFDGLHASAETVVLALPAARRLAPSHVDKSSGSQHISSKELDASKPRTGSMEVDLPAILKGTNLYNVASGEDCSKAGYGETCKLVQVRRNYDSDIVEVEGHGICNLIPHESNSFQSNHESSLSNDRIHEQLGKQIVDGERQRLCSRYKKTKKLIDKNKHVDSVDSEQNLVISPTLCNDSASEYLNIAPTNECSLVDSRKQVLDALEHFKQVYNKLLEEAKRGLIKNAKGGVPMKAASFLRKQQKWLQDKPTFGVIPGVKIGDTYQFRVELAIVGLHLQYFAGIDYTDLNGKFHATSVVDSGHYENEVKSLDTLIYVGSGANKKLDDQKLEKGNLALKNSMDAKLPIRVIRLQKTVGMSSQGYTYAGLYIVSNYKQERDQRGKSVFKFELHRLSGQPNLTLPMAWDWQPIELSEREGGVNNRVVVDDVSQGKEKFPIPAVNDIDDEKPPPFTYITKMVYPCWFHCPSPTGCNCKNGCSDSKPCSCTHRNGCEIPFNNRGSILKAKPVIYECGPSCKCPPSCYNRVSQNGPKYQLEVFKTKSRGWGVRSRDYISSGSFICEYLGELLDEKEAEKRTDCDEYLFDIGNYDEGEDSDIADICRKDSDGFTVDAAQLGNVGRFFNHSCSPNLYVQNVLFDHDDKRAPHLMLFAQEGIPPLQELTYDYNYKMDQVRDANGNLKKKNCYCGFPECTGRMY from the exons ATGACGATTTGGTCGAATGAGAGAAGTCCCACTTCTGGGAGGCAGCGGAAGAGATTGTTTGGTTATAATAATGATCAGTTTCATGGATCCCCATCTAATctcaaaaaacaaaagattGATGTTACCACTAAATATCCTGAATATTTTGATGGCTTGCATGCAAGTGCTGAGACTGTTGTGCTAGCCCTGCCTGCTGCAAGACGTCTTGCACCCAGTCATGTTGATAAAAGTTCTGGTAGCCAACATATATCAAGCAAAGAGCTTGATGCTTCTAAGCCAAGAACGGGCAGCATGGAAGTAGATTTGCCAGCCATTCTGAAGGGGacaaatttatataatgtgGCATCAGGTGAAGATTGTTCCAAAG CAGGTTATGGTGAAACATGCAAACTGGTCCAAGTGAGAAGAAATTATGATAGCGATATAGTGGAAGTGGAAGGTCATGGAATTTGTAATTTGATTCCACATGAATCGAATTCATTTCAATCAAATCATGAATCCTCGTTAAGTAACGATAGGATTCATGAGCAGCTGGGCAAGCAAATTGTTGATGGTGAGCGCCAAAGACTTTGTTCTCGGTACAAAAAAACGAAGAAACTTATAGACAAGAACAAGCACGTAGACTCTGTGGATTCAGAACAGAATCTAGTGATCAGCCCCACTTTATGTAATGATTCTGCCTCAGAGTATTTGAACATTGCTCCCACAAATGAGTGTTCCCTAGTTGACTCTCGCAAGCAAGTCTTGGATGCTTTAGAACATTTCAAACAAGTATACAACAAGCTTTTGGAAGAAGCCAAACGTGGTTTGATTAAAAATGCAAAAGGAGGTGTGCCAATGAAAGCTGCATCTTTCCTAAGGAAACAACAAAAATGGTTGCAAGACAAACCAACCTTTGGCGTTATTCCTGGGGTTAAGATTGGTGACACCTATCAATTTAGGGTGGAACTTGCAATTGTGGGACTCCATCTCCAATATTTTGCCGGCATAGATTATACAGATTTGAATGGAAAATTCCATGCAACAAGTGTTGTGGATTCTGGTCATTATGAAAATGAGGTTAAATCTCTTGACACACTCATCTATGTTGGTTCTGGTGCAAATAAGAAACTAGATGATCAAAAGCTCGAGAAGGGTAATCTTGCCTTGAAGAACTCCATGGATGCAAAGCTTCCTATAAGAGTTATCCGTCTCCAAAAAACTGTAGGTATGAGTAGCCAGGGATACACTTATGCGGGGCTGTACATTGTGAGCAACTATAAGCAAGAAAGAGACCAAAGGGGCAAATCGGTGTTCAAGTTTGAATTGCATAGACTCTCTGGGCAGCCAAATCTTACTCTCCCAATGGCGTGGGACTGGCAGCCAATAGAATTGTCTGAAAGAGAAGGCGGTGTTAACAATCGAGTTGTGGTAGATGATGTATCACAAGGGAAAGAAAAGTTTCCCATTCCTGCAGTGAATGATATTGATGATGAAAAACCACCACCTTTTACTTACATAACCAAAATGGTATATCCTTGTTGGTTTCATTGTCCTTCGCCAACGGGTTGCAACTGCAAAAATGGATGTTCGGATTCAAAGCCATGTTCGTGTACACATAGGAATGGATGTGAGATTCCATTCAACAATAGAGGCTCTATACTTAAAGCAAAGCCAGTTATCTACGAGTGTGGGCCATCTTGCAAATGTCCCCCTTCTTGCTATAATAGAGTTAGCCAAAATGGTCCAAAATATCAATTGGAAGTTTTCAAAACCAAGTCTAGAGGATGGGGTGTCCGATCACGAGATTATATCTCTTCGGGAAGTTTTATATGTGAATATCTTGGAGAGCTGCTTGATGAGAAAGAAGCTGAAAAAAGAACCGACTGTGATGAATATCTCTTTGATATTGGTAACTACGATGAAGGAGAGGATAGTGATATTGCTGATATTTGTAGGAAGGATAGCGATGGGTTCACGGTTGACGCAGCCCAATTGGGAAACGTGGGGAGATTCTTCAACCATAGTTGTTCCCCCAACCTTTATGTGCAAAATGTTTTGTTTGATCATGATGACAAGAGAGCCCCTCATCTAATGTTGTTTGCTCAAGAGGGTATACCACCTTTGCAAGAGCTAACTTACGACTATAATTATAAGATGGATCAAGTTCGTGATGCAAATG
- the LOC116017899 gene encoding histone-lysine N-methyltransferase, H3 lysine-9 specific SUVH5-like isoform X1, translating to MPLDYKAFGAKLLLVNHWFGNCFHFVHRVMTIWSNERSPTSGRQRKRLFGYNNDQFHGSPSNLKKQKIDVTTKYPEYFDGLHASAETVVLALPAARRLAPSHVDKSSGSQHISSKELDASKPRTGSMEVDLPAILKGTNLYNVASGEDCSKAGYGETCKLVQVRRNYDSDIVEVEGHGICNLIPHESNSFQSNHESSLSNDRIHEQLGKQIVDGERQRLCSRYKKTKKLIDKNKHVDSVDSEQNLVISPTLCNDSASEYLNIAPTNECSLVDSRKQVLDALEHFKQVYNKLLEEAKRGLIKNAKGGVPMKAASFLRKQQKWLQDKPTFGVIPGVKIGDTYQFRVELAIVGLHLQYFAGIDYTDLNGKFHATSVVDSGHYENEVKSLDTLIYVGSGANKKLDDQKLEKGNLALKNSMDAKLPIRVIRLQKTVGMSSQGYTYAGLYIVSNYKQERDQRGKSVFKFELHRLSGQPNLTLPMAWDWQPIELSEREGGVNNRVVVDDVSQGKEKFPIPAVNDIDDEKPPPFTYITKMVYPCWFHCPSPTGCNCKNGCSDSKPCSCTHRNGCEIPFNNRGSILKAKPVIYECGPSCKCPPSCYNRVSQNGPKYQLEVFKTKSRGWGVRSRDYISSGSFICEYLGELLDEKEAEKRTDCDEYLFDIGNYDEGEDSDIADICRKDSDGFTVDAAQLGNVGRFFNHSCSPNLYVQNVLFDHDDKRAPHLMLFAQEGIPPLQELTYDYNYKMDQVRDANGNLKKKNCYCGFPECTGRMY from the exons ATGCCGCTCGACTACAAGGCTTTTGGCGCCAAACTTTTGTTGGTTAACCACTGGTTTGGAAATT GTTTTCACTTTGTTCATCGAGTGATGACGATTTGGTCGAATGAGAGAAGTCCCACTTCTGGGAGGCAGCGGAAGAGATTGTTTGGTTATAATAATGATCAGTTTCATGGATCCCCATCTAATctcaaaaaacaaaagattGATGTTACCACTAAATATCCTGAATATTTTGATGGCTTGCATGCAAGTGCTGAGACTGTTGTGCTAGCCCTGCCTGCTGCAAGACGTCTTGCACCCAGTCATGTTGATAAAAGTTCTGGTAGCCAACATATATCAAGCAAAGAGCTTGATGCTTCTAAGCCAAGAACGGGCAGCATGGAAGTAGATTTGCCAGCCATTCTGAAGGGGacaaatttatataatgtgGCATCAGGTGAAGATTGTTCCAAAG CAGGTTATGGTGAAACATGCAAACTGGTCCAAGTGAGAAGAAATTATGATAGCGATATAGTGGAAGTGGAAGGTCATGGAATTTGTAATTTGATTCCACATGAATCGAATTCATTTCAATCAAATCATGAATCCTCGTTAAGTAACGATAGGATTCATGAGCAGCTGGGCAAGCAAATTGTTGATGGTGAGCGCCAAAGACTTTGTTCTCGGTACAAAAAAACGAAGAAACTTATAGACAAGAACAAGCACGTAGACTCTGTGGATTCAGAACAGAATCTAGTGATCAGCCCCACTTTATGTAATGATTCTGCCTCAGAGTATTTGAACATTGCTCCCACAAATGAGTGTTCCCTAGTTGACTCTCGCAAGCAAGTCTTGGATGCTTTAGAACATTTCAAACAAGTATACAACAAGCTTTTGGAAGAAGCCAAACGTGGTTTGATTAAAAATGCAAAAGGAGGTGTGCCAATGAAAGCTGCATCTTTCCTAAGGAAACAACAAAAATGGTTGCAAGACAAACCAACCTTTGGCGTTATTCCTGGGGTTAAGATTGGTGACACCTATCAATTTAGGGTGGAACTTGCAATTGTGGGACTCCATCTCCAATATTTTGCCGGCATAGATTATACAGATTTGAATGGAAAATTCCATGCAACAAGTGTTGTGGATTCTGGTCATTATGAAAATGAGGTTAAATCTCTTGACACACTCATCTATGTTGGTTCTGGTGCAAATAAGAAACTAGATGATCAAAAGCTCGAGAAGGGTAATCTTGCCTTGAAGAACTCCATGGATGCAAAGCTTCCTATAAGAGTTATCCGTCTCCAAAAAACTGTAGGTATGAGTAGCCAGGGATACACTTATGCGGGGCTGTACATTGTGAGCAACTATAAGCAAGAAAGAGACCAAAGGGGCAAATCGGTGTTCAAGTTTGAATTGCATAGACTCTCTGGGCAGCCAAATCTTACTCTCCCAATGGCGTGGGACTGGCAGCCAATAGAATTGTCTGAAAGAGAAGGCGGTGTTAACAATCGAGTTGTGGTAGATGATGTATCACAAGGGAAAGAAAAGTTTCCCATTCCTGCAGTGAATGATATTGATGATGAAAAACCACCACCTTTTACTTACATAACCAAAATGGTATATCCTTGTTGGTTTCATTGTCCTTCGCCAACGGGTTGCAACTGCAAAAATGGATGTTCGGATTCAAAGCCATGTTCGTGTACACATAGGAATGGATGTGAGATTCCATTCAACAATAGAGGCTCTATACTTAAAGCAAAGCCAGTTATCTACGAGTGTGGGCCATCTTGCAAATGTCCCCCTTCTTGCTATAATAGAGTTAGCCAAAATGGTCCAAAATATCAATTGGAAGTTTTCAAAACCAAGTCTAGAGGATGGGGTGTCCGATCACGAGATTATATCTCTTCGGGAAGTTTTATATGTGAATATCTTGGAGAGCTGCTTGATGAGAAAGAAGCTGAAAAAAGAACCGACTGTGATGAATATCTCTTTGATATTGGTAACTACGATGAAGGAGAGGATAGTGATATTGCTGATATTTGTAGGAAGGATAGCGATGGGTTCACGGTTGACGCAGCCCAATTGGGAAACGTGGGGAGATTCTTCAACCATAGTTGTTCCCCCAACCTTTATGTGCAAAATGTTTTGTTTGATCATGATGACAAGAGAGCCCCTCATCTAATGTTGTTTGCTCAAGAGGGTATACCACCTTTGCAAGAGCTAACTTACGACTATAATTATAAGATGGATCAAGTTCGTGATGCAAATG